The following proteins come from a genomic window of Iamia sp. SCSIO 61187:
- a CDS encoding nitrilase-related carbon-nitrogen hydrolase: protein MTVVRAAILQTDWTGDKASMIDKHEQAARDAAAEGAQVMCFQELFYGPYFCQVQDAEYYSYTEPIPDGPTTKRFQALAKELGMVLVLPMYEIVQDGLYYNTAAVIDADGTYLGKYRKQHIPQVKGFWEKFYFTPGTDGYPVFETAVGKVGVYICYDRHFPEGWRCLGLNGAEIVFNPSATSRGLSEYIWRVEQPAAAVANMYYVAAINRTGIEPLGDDDFYGQSYFVDPRGQMVGDVGDPHKPELIVRDLDLAMIREVRDGWQFYRDRRPDAYDEIVRR from the coding sequence ATGACCGTGGTCCGCGCTGCGATCCTCCAGACCGACTGGACCGGCGACAAGGCGTCGATGATCGACAAGCACGAGCAGGCCGCTCGGGACGCCGCCGCCGAGGGCGCCCAGGTGATGTGCTTCCAGGAGCTGTTCTACGGCCCCTACTTCTGCCAGGTGCAGGACGCCGAGTACTACAGCTACACCGAGCCCATCCCCGACGGGCCCACCACCAAGCGCTTCCAGGCCCTGGCCAAGGAGCTGGGCATGGTGCTGGTGCTCCCGATGTACGAGATCGTCCAGGACGGCCTCTACTACAACACCGCGGCGGTGATCGACGCCGACGGCACCTACCTCGGCAAGTACCGCAAGCAGCACATCCCGCAGGTCAAGGGGTTCTGGGAGAAGTTCTACTTCACCCCCGGCACCGACGGGTACCCGGTGTTCGAGACCGCCGTGGGCAAGGTCGGCGTCTACATCTGCTACGACCGCCACTTCCCCGAGGGCTGGCGCTGCCTGGGCCTCAACGGGGCCGAGATCGTGTTCAACCCGTCGGCCACCAGCCGGGGGCTCTCGGAGTACATCTGGCGGGTCGAGCAGCCCGCCGCCGCGGTGGCGAACATGTACTACGTCGCCGCCATCAACCGCACCGGCATCGAGCCGTTGGGCGACGACGACTTCTACGGCCAGAGCTACTTCGTCGACCCCCGCGGCCAGATGGTCGGCGACGTGGGCGACCCCCACAAGCCCGAGCTGATCGTGCGCGACCTCGACCTGGCGATGATCCGCGAGGTCCGCGACGGCTGGCAGTTCTACCGGGACCGTCGGCCCGACGCCTACGACGAGATCGTCCGGCGATGA
- a CDS encoding TetR/AcrR family transcriptional regulator, whose translation MAAPSSSSSPPAAPRLAAGDRREALLDVTRDLVHEVGPGRITMGVVADRAAVTRALVYKHFGNRDELLVALYRREARRLDREMRARVAAAPDGFEPKLRALVGATLEAADEHGPFFAPLRDVRADREVRRDQRARDRRTVGFFAELAERDFGIDERTARSVVSVVLSGIRALLPQLRSRPGAAEQRFLVDTYVEMTIGGLQRLAARDR comes from the coding sequence GTGGCCGCCCCGTCCTCCTCCTCGTCGCCTCCTGCCGCCCCCCGCCTGGCCGCCGGCGACCGGCGCGAGGCCCTCCTCGACGTCACCCGCGACCTCGTCCACGAGGTCGGTCCCGGCCGCATCACCATGGGCGTCGTGGCCGACCGGGCCGCGGTGACGCGGGCCCTCGTCTACAAGCACTTCGGGAACCGGGACGAGCTGCTCGTGGCGCTCTACCGCAGGGAGGCCCGGCGCCTGGATCGCGAGATGCGGGCGCGCGTCGCCGCCGCCCCGGACGGCTTCGAGCCCAAGCTCCGCGCCCTCGTCGGTGCGACCCTCGAGGCGGCGGACGAGCACGGACCGTTCTTCGCCCCGTTGCGCGACGTGCGGGCCGATCGGGAGGTGCGGCGCGACCAGCGGGCCCGGGACCGGCGCACGGTCGGGTTCTTCGCCGAGCTGGCCGAGCGGGACTTCGGGATCGACGAGCGCACGGCGCGCTCGGTGGTGTCCGTCGTGCTCTCGGGCATCCGCGCCCTGCTGCCGCAGCTGCGCTCACGACCGGGCGCCGCCGAGCAGCGCTTCCTGGTCGACACCTACGTGGAGATGACCATCGGCGGGCTGCAGCGCCTCGCCGCCCGCGACCGCTGA
- a CDS encoding PLP-dependent aminotransferase family protein, translated as MTAATAPPDVAALIVAAVEERSARGIAAAVSRLVSQGVLPPGARLPTVRQLATAVDAGATTVSEAWGQLGRLGVIEGRGRQGTFVTGPIRRPGPGRYRRLTAPAGRYRLDLSTGTPDVALLPDLAPVLARLDGTALTTSYLDRPVLPDLEDAVRARLPFPAEAVTVVDGALDALDRLASLHLRLGDRVLVENPAFPPLLDLLDLLGAEIVALPLDEAGIVPAALAGALDVDPVAVFLQPRSHNPTGTSMTVERARELAGLLAGRDVLVVEDDHSGAISGAEDVSLGVWLPDSTVHVTSFSKSYGPDLRLASVAGPAAVVDALVDRRLLGPGWSSRLLQAVLVELLDDPSATACVATAREVYAERRARVTAGLIERGVACGAGDGINLWVETPDEQATVVALASHGIAVAPGTPFVWAREPVDHVRVTVGLVATDHDRVAAALADAIGSVAPSSTANR; from the coding sequence ATGACCGCCGCGACCGCTCCCCCGGACGTCGCCGCCCTGATCGTCGCCGCCGTGGAGGAGCGCAGCGCCCGCGGCATCGCCGCCGCCGTGAGCCGCCTCGTCTCGCAGGGCGTGCTCCCCCCGGGCGCCCGGCTGCCGACGGTGCGCCAGCTGGCCACCGCGGTCGACGCCGGGGCCACGACCGTCAGCGAGGCGTGGGGCCAGCTGGGCCGCCTCGGGGTGATCGAGGGGCGGGGCCGGCAGGGCACGTTCGTCACAGGCCCGATCCGCCGCCCCGGCCCGGGGCGGTACCGGCGGCTCACGGCGCCGGCCGGGCGCTACCGGCTCGACCTGAGCACGGGCACCCCCGACGTCGCCCTCCTCCCCGACCTGGCCCCGGTGCTGGCCCGCCTCGACGGCACGGCCCTGACGACGTCGTACCTCGACCGGCCGGTGCTGCCCGACCTCGAGGACGCCGTGCGGGCCCGCCTGCCGTTCCCGGCCGAGGCCGTCACCGTCGTCGACGGGGCCCTCGACGCCCTCGACCGCCTGGCCAGCCTCCACCTCCGCCTCGGCGACCGGGTCCTGGTCGAGAACCCGGCCTTCCCGCCGCTGCTCGACCTCCTCGACCTCTTGGGCGCCGAGATCGTCGCCCTCCCCCTCGACGAGGCGGGCATCGTCCCCGCCGCCCTGGCCGGCGCGCTGGACGTCGACCCCGTCGCCGTGTTCCTCCAGCCCCGGTCGCACAACCCGACCGGGACCTCGATGACGGTCGAGCGGGCTCGCGAGCTGGCCGGGCTCCTCGCCGGCCGCGACGTGCTGGTGGTCGAGGACGACCACTCCGGCGCCATCAGCGGGGCCGAGGACGTCTCGCTCGGCGTGTGGCTCCCCGACTCGACGGTGCACGTCACCTCGTTCTCGAAGTCGTACGGCCCCGACCTCCGGCTGGCGTCGGTGGCCGGCCCCGCCGCCGTCGTCGACGCCCTCGTCGACCGGCGGCTCCTCGGGCCGGGGTGGTCGAGCCGGCTGCTGCAGGCCGTGCTGGTCGAGCTGCTCGACGACCCGTCGGCCACGGCGTGCGTGGCCACGGCCCGGGAGGTCTACGCCGAGCGCCGGGCCCGCGTGACCGCCGGCCTGATCGAGCGGGGCGTGGCCTGCGGGGCCGGCGACGGGATCAACCTGTGGGTCGAGACCCCCGACGAGCAGGCCACCGTGGTCGCCCTGGCCTCCCACGGGATCGCGGTGGCGCCGGGGACCCCCTTCGTCTGGGCCCGCGAGCCCGTCGACCACGTCCGCGTCACCGTCGGGCTGGTGGCGACGGACCACGACCGGGTCGCCGCCGCCCTCGCCGACGCCATCGGGTCGGTCGCCCCTTCCTCCACCGCCAACCGCTGA